The following DNA comes from Hemibagrus wyckioides isolate EC202008001 linkage group LG05, SWU_Hwy_1.0, whole genome shotgun sequence.
ttctattttacttttttttctctctatcttcCCTCAAAGGTACCACTCTAAAAGACTACATTTtactttgctttgttttttattttgctctctctACATCACTTTATTTGctaatgcacacatacatattcaTTCACACTGCATGGTGAGGAACAGTGACATTACATGGCCACCtactgaaaaatatttatttatttctgcactGAGGGTTTCTGTAACCAGTTATAGGTCCAAGACATTTGTGCATAGTACAGACGTTGCAGAATACAATATTTACGTATCTCACAATGTTGTCTAGTATAAGGCTAAACTCATTCtatttttctggatttgtttaTGTGGACCTCCACAGGACCACAAGCAGCCGTGCTAAGGTTGTTGAAGCCTGGTACAGAGACGGTGGTGTGCTGCTAATGGGATATGAGATGTATCGCCTACTCTCGCTCAAGAAGAGCTTTGTCACTGggcgaaagaagaagaacagaaatACACATGAACAAGCTATTATTGAGATAGATAAGGAGGACCACCAGCAGGAGCTAATGAAAGGTCAGTTTTACAGTAAATGTTAATCATTACATACTTTATTTATGCAGTAGAGGTATGATGCTAACATGGCTATGCAAACATCTTCCTTACATTTTCTATTATAATCATCCAGACTGTATGCAGAAATCATCACGTTTTGTTGCCATACAGAAAAAATCAgcaatactttattttttaatttgttacttttttctgttgtttataTGAATTATAGATAATAATTTGTCATATATTGGCAGAACCTGCTGAAGCTACAATATTTTTATCATTCTACCTttttacacattattatttatatctgtaGGCATTGAGAGGGCTCTTGCTCAGCCTGGTCCAGATGTGGTGGTCTGTGATGAGGGTCATCGAATTAAGAATTGGCATGCCAGCACTTCACGGGCTCTGAAGGGCATTGGGACGCGTCGGCGGCTAGTCCTGACAGGCTACCCACTCCAAAACAACTTGTATGAGTACTGGTGCATGGTGGATTTTGTGCGTCCCGGCTTCCTGGGAACAAGGCCTGAGTTCAGCAACATGTTTGTGCGGCCAATTCTGAATGGACAGTGTGTGGACAGCACACCTGAAGATGTGCAGCTCATGCGCTACCGCAGCCATGTGCTACACAGTCTGCTTGAAGGCTTTGTACAAAGGTAAAGTATTTTCCTAGAcagtacattaacactgcatcATACATTACTTTGAATGCGTGCTGTTATAAATGCCAAGAAAAATGTACCCAGTAAATTGGTCAAATATAAGTCCCTAAGATGAAGACCATCATGTTGGTGATTATAATTTTGTGATGTGTGgctgtgtatgtttatgttgttttaaAGACGTGGACATGATGTGCTATACTCCCAGCTGCCACAGAAACAGGAGCATGTGATTTTGGTGCGTCTTACAGCATTGCAGCGTGCCCTCTATGTTGAATTCATGAATCGCTTTAGAGAGGCTGGAAATGCTGGCTGGCTTAGCCTTAACCCACTTAAAGCCTTCTGTGTCTGCTGCAAGGTGAGTGTTCATATGtacatatatgaatatatatgtatatgctaaaggattttttttttgcttatttttgcatctggtttgtttgtgtgtggatagATCTGGAACCACCCTGACATTCTCTTTGAGGCACTTCAAAGGGAGAATATGGCAAATGAGCAGGATCTGGACCTGGATGACATCACTGCTAGCAATGCTCACTGTTCATCCAGTCAAAGGGCTAAGCCCAGTGAATCAGGCAGCAGTCAAGGAGAACTGACTCTAAATCGgctgcaggaaaaaaacaatcagGTTATTACATATGAATGGGTAagttttaaactttataaattAGGCTCTGAAAGTCTGGGGCCATgagttaataaaaaaagattaataaatattttggcAACCTGTAATTCTTAAGCAAGGTTATGGCATTATTTACTAAGTCATACTTATTAAGTCAAATTATTTCGTGCAGAACACTTGTCTAAATATATATACGtgacaaaataaaggaaaagcTTGTGGTCATGTTATACTGTAGAGGGTATTTTTGGGTCCTATTGCACCATTATAGGGAAGGGGCACTGCAAATTAGTAAGTTTTCTGTCTAAACACCTTTATCCAATGGTGAAACATTTCTTTCCCGATGGTCATGGTTTCTTCAAGAATTACATTGTCTCCATTCGTATTGGAAGAAAAAACTCATTGAAATGTTTGATGAAATGAGTATAAAAGTAATGTGAATCATATGCTATGGCTTCAGTCAGATCTTAACCCAATTAAAGACCCCCAaccaccatcattaacacataGCAATTGAGAGAGTATCTTTTAGAATTGTGTTTAATCCTCCCAGTACAATTCCAGTAACTTGCGGAATATTTGCCGAAGTTCACTGAAACTGTTCTGATGGCTCATTACATACCATCAATTTGTCACTTCCCTAGGCACAATGCTGGATCTAGTGTTACCACCATCCCCACTTTCCtttttaatatacattataATTTCTTATAATGATGATCTTAAAAAGGTATTAGATAGCATTCATAACGAATGGAGAGCTAACTCAATCTAATGCTTTTCTCAGGCAAAAGACATCATGGCAGGTTACACGAAAGGCATCTTAGAAAATTCCGCTAAgatggtgttgttttttcacaTAATTGAGGAAAGCATTAAGAGTGGAGACAAGGTCTTGGttttcaggtacacacacttaTGGACACATATGTATACTACATATATTGGTGGTCCTTTGTTTAATCTCTCTGTGCTTCTCTCTTATTCACTCAAACACGCTAATTCTGTGTAGCCAGAGTCTATCTACACTTACAGTCATTGAAGAATTCCTGGTCAAGAGAACGATGCCTGACTATAGTGGAAATGGTGTGAAGCAGACCTGGGTCCGCAATGTCAACTACTATAGTAAGCTTCTGTCGTTTTAAATTACCAATCTTTACTTAAAGTGTTTAATAGACCACTTTTCGGTCAAAAAAAACCATAATGAAGCCTGTTAGGCATTATCTTCCATAACTGAAGCAATTTTGTCTGTCAAACTGTGGCAAAATCTCTAAGATTAGTAAACTAGCCAATGCTGTGATAAAACTGTATAAAATGTACTTGAGATCACGGAtccaattttttaaaaagcaaagaGTTGTTATGCCAAAATTGACTTTGACCTTTTTGTactatagtaaaaaaaaaattgaattacaataaaacaaaaatcaggaaacaaaactactataaaaaataatgacttGAATTACATTGTCTGATTCTCTCTATTGCCATCTGTTAGTGTTCTTTATTTGGTGGATTTAGTAATTGTACTGGAGTATGTATTtggaatatatataaaatagtttATTTCACCTCTGTGTTGAGTTCAAATTTGcatattttgtaattttgtttatGAAGTTCCCACAGAATTCTGGATTTAGAAGATGGATATGGAAAGTTCTTATCACAAATGTGACATAGATAAAGTAAATTAACACAaatatgttgtgtgtgaaagagataatgatttttaaatcattttcaggGCTGGATGGAAGCACTTCAGTTTCAGAACGAGAGAGGCTAATTAACCAGTTTAATGATGTGACAAACAATTCTGTTTGGCTTTTTCTACTGTCCACCAGGTATGATGTACAAATACTCTCATCTTACTATCAGCCTTTGTGATCCTCAGCTTTTTCTGTTCTCACTTGAATCTTATTGCACACATATCTCTAGTTATGGTTGTAACACTGGTTCTATGAACCTTGAATAAGCACCAGGGACAGTTAGAATCACCTTGATACCTTCTTATTTGTTAGAGCATGCCAAGACTTTTAAACACGACGTGAGGTATGATTGTGTATATGCAATAAATACCCCTGTCTTACAGCCAAACTTCCCTTGAATCTTTTTCTTACCAGGTTGGTGGTTGGTAGTGGATATTTTGTAGTTCACTGAATCATAGTTATATACATAACTAATGTTGCATTTCATTCCTCTGAACTGCCAGGGCAGTGAGAGTCACCTGGACAGAGGTATGCCAAAAATATGTGGGGACTAATCAGTAGGGTAATCAGAGATgagtgccacacacacatatatcagCACAGTTTTTCTTTGGCAGTATAATAAGGTCCAAGAGGAGGAAATGATCCTGCCTCATGTCCCACCTGCTTCTTGTGGTGGCACATAGGAATCAATTGTCCAAGTACTACAATATTTTGATGCCACTGTCAGAAACAAGCCCactgttctataaaaaaaaaaacaaagtgtatAACTTTTTTCCACAGcattttacacagaatggcACCAAGGAACTTACCAGAGCAGAAGAGAAATTGCTGATAAGATAAAAAGGTGGCCTACCCCAAGCTTGGGGGAACAGGAacaaggaaaaaagaagaaagtgaTATATGGCTTTATGACTGCTTGATTTATTGCAAATACTCCATCATACATCACTTCATGACTATTTTGCATGGTCCTGGCAGGCATGCATAGTAGCCAGGTATTTCTAGCAACCACTGGTAGGTTGAAATTGAACCTCTGCTTATAATTTTGCATATGTGCAGGGCTGGCTGTCTTGGCGTGAACTTGATTGGTGCTAATCGTGTAGTGGTTTTTGATGCCTCttggaatccatgccatgatGCTCAAGCTGTGTGCCGTGTCTATCGCTATGGGCAATGCAAGCCATGCCACATCTACAGACTTGTGTCGGACTTCACCTTGGAAAAGAAAATTTACGACAGGCAGATCTCCAAACAAGGAATGTCTGGTAAGATTTTAGAACAAGCTTTAAGCTTGgtatataaatatttgatatataACATTGTGGTGCAATGTGTAGAATGTTTTGCTTCATTCCATGACATTGGAATTGACTTAAATATCACTTAACCGTGGGAATTGAAACATGGAAGTGGATGCAGGAGCAAGTGGAAAAGGCTTTAGCAAATACTGTGGAAAACAGTCCAATGCACAAGGCAAAGTAACTAGAAAAGGTAAAGTTTGGATGATCAGCAAATTGATTATAACTGGCTAGGGCAagaacacagaaaacaaaaactatAATCAAAAACATGTGAGCtagaaacacaaaacaggaaACAATGCTTGGTATAGCAAGATTGCAAGGATACAACACTGGCATCAACAGAAGCTAGACAAAGACATTGTGTGAAACAGGAACTTAAATAAGGTGACTAATTAGCAAACACAGAAAGGGTGAGCACAATGAACAGAGAAAATTAAACATTCAGCCAAAGATGGCATAAACTCAAAAGTGCTGGGGTGTCCTCTGGTGGTCTGACAGGAAAGTGTCACAAATACCagtgaaagaaataaacacaacagagtATTTTATTGTATGTATGTGGTTGTTGTGCACATGTGAATTGAATTCCTAGGAATTTCTGTAATCAATATCACCTACAATCACATTTTTGTATCCTATTGTAAAAATCCATTATAGATGGAGAATTTTCACCCAGCTGCTTACCTTTCTCTTTCAGATCGCGTGATAGATGACTTCAATCCTGTTTTGACATTCACACGGCGggaagtagagtctctgctgcaCTCTGTGGAAGATGAGTCTGAACCATTACACTCTGTCCACCCTCAGGAAGACATGGATATAGTCCTCAGGAAAGCCTGTATGAAATACCCCCACCTTATTACCAAGGTAACACTACCATAGCTGCACACCTTTACATGCTCCTGAATACAAATATGACATGAATTGTAAGGAACCACTCACACAAAAATAAGGAATTGGTGCAGAACCTCATGCTCATGAAAACAGAAGCTCATTTCACCTTACTTTTAAGAATGCCAAAAGTTACTTTTGTACTTTCCTATAGCAACCCTTTCACCATGAGTCCTTACTGATGGACCGACAAGACCTCAAACTCacaaaggaggagaaggaagcaGCCAAGAAGAGCTATGAGAATGAGAAGAAGGCATCAGTGCCCTACACACGTCCATCATATGCACACTACTACCCAGCTAGTGACCAAAGCCTTACCAACATCCCTGCCTTCAGCCAGAGAAATTGGTGAGGGTTAAGGCATTTCTCTTATAGCCTACTAACATTTTGTGtaatgaatttatatttatttaattctactCTGTCAGCTATAGAGACAATCACAAAATTTGTATTCAAGAGTTTTTGAAACAGTACATAATGATCTAAACAGACAATTTCTTTCAAAGTTTCAGATGGAAAGATTCAGGATGGGTAGTTGTCTACATTTATAAAAAGCATTTATTAAGTTTGACTGATCAAGTTAATATGAAATCTAGCCTGTTTTCCTGAGTTGATGTGCTTATTTCTATGcaatatttatgaatttatctGACTaaaattattacaattttaatttactttcaCAAATCCCTGAACTTAACAACCTGAACGAATACAAGCAAATTAAAAAGACTgctgataataaacactgattttAATTCAGAGGACCACTGAAAACACTTCCAGTTATAATCAATAACAACCAGTTATGTTGTAATCACAACCAAAGTTGGagctaaattaattaaataatttggtTTAGCATAATGTTCAAACCTTATTAACACTACACCACCCCCGTACCCCAAATTAGGCGGCCTCCTTTACAGCCGGAGGATAAACCAGGAGCCAGTATTCACCTGCCACAGACAACCCAAAAGCCCACAATGCACCAAAAGGAAGGCCAGAAGGCAGACCAGAAGGAAAGCCAGGGTTCTGCCACTTCCATGGGATCAGACTCCAAATCTGCTCTCAATTTTCCAGTCACCTACCTGCAGAAAGCAGGAGTCTTTGTACAGAAGACTGTCACCActacaggtgtgtatgtatacaaaCTCATATATTGTACAATTTTATAACAGGCACTATATTTAGATTTTGTCTGAACCATACAACTCTAATGTACaactcagtgttttttgttgttgttgtttgttttggtggATGGAATGCAATAACATGTTTTCTGCAATAATCACATTGACCTAAGCCAGTAAGAAGGTTTATGGAAACAAAATACTATTTGACTAATTTATCTTCTTTGTAATGTTCAGATATTGTG
Coding sequences within:
- the LOC131352905 gene encoding helicase ARIP4-like isoform X2 codes for the protein MGLGKTLQVISFIDILLRHTGAHTVLVIVPVNTLHNWLAEFNLWDPPAEALPPDNDPGHITPRNFKVHILNDEHKTTSSRAKVVEAWYRDGGVLLMGYEMYRLLSLKKSFVTGRKKKNRNTHEQAIIEIDKEDHQQELMKGIERALAQPGPDVVVCDEGHRIKNWHASTSRALKGIGTRRRLVLTGYPLQNNLYEYWCMVDFVRPGFLGTRPEFSNMFVRPILNGQCVDSTPEDVQLMRYRSHVLHSLLEGFVQRRGHDVLYSQLPQKQEHVILVRLTALQRALYVEFMNRFREAGNAGWLSLNPLKAFCVCCKIWNHPDILFEALQRENMANEQDLDLDDITASNAHCSSSQRAKPSESGSSQGELTLNRLQEKNNQVITYEWAKDIMAGYTKGILENSAKMVLFFHIIEESIKSGDKVLVFSQSLSTLTVIEEFLVKRTMPDYSGNGVKQTWVRNVNYYRLDGSTSVSERERLINQFNDVTNNSVWLFLLSTRAGCLGVNLIGANRVVVFDASWNPCHDAQAVCRVYRYGQCKPCHIYRLVSDFTLEKKIYDRQISKQGMSDRVIDDFNPVLTFTRREVESLLHSVEDESEPLHSVHPQEDMDIVLRKACMKYPHLITKQPFHHESLLMDRQDLKLTKEEKEAAKKSYENEKKASVPYTRPSYAHYYPASDQSLTNIPAFSQRNWRPPLQPEDKPGASIHLPQTTQKPTMHQKEGQKADQKESQGSATSMGSDSKSALNFPVTYLQKAGVFVQKTVTTTDIVIPGTNNSAETQTKISAGESIHIIRGTKGTYIRTSDGRIFAIRAVRKSRQDEESTNTKKDMPPSLENSISKSTSGIVSPDDMSKVLTPKATTRPLSPDTPEILSELHRYTKVPPLPPLGVANPDKASENGVIMILPQNNTASPGMEVPLDLRGTKRKSTSPSTNEYLSKQPTPETRSSVPSSGQNYPFTGTYGLNSTRNPGVNCALHSSFSSMWSPYFQPQVPIAEHQLMFQVSTDTYSLRDKALLSSRTSSSTTATSSSSIPSSCLMRHEVPGMMAPTFLSQYGQPLGVYSSTLMPQGTPEQSGSSFLPQYKFAGPQGGAHESCLVTDNGARSEDNSCICDNHEDVIAFLNQ